In one Xyrauchen texanus isolate HMW12.3.18 chromosome 18, RBS_HiC_50CHRs, whole genome shotgun sequence genomic region, the following are encoded:
- the LOC127658565 gene encoding tubulin monoglutamylase TTLL4-like isoform X1, producing MASSGVEDLRNGASRPTLIVQAKSAVVHSPNVRGSSNTERKRSQGAAGDSVSQPNVRVLYDQPYCVSGIPSQRAYPHVPIASSASGVIVNRAQSTSANSLNGASNGLRAYHLLSKSLPHINAAPTACHSFSQTEPTTYNCQPHWNLASFRLKTGLLGKRAFSPQLSVCPACPSPPKSFSQRASVVIDKTMPANQSLPWTSNQLRDNTNGVVQSPNAKIPSYSKQETCDLHSTATIKSGSHCNGTICRGLIADAAKLTQPTLHLKDKCTDVLLNHSKAAKDLLQLEKILPENCREKVHTLECSSVPDTGQAAVLKLARNNVHSRHRTLNGLNKQPETNMKLFSSLGGEITTGSTATICLTTEDKESCFAPIETNSAHGAIPQITGHNMASPQSLSVYTVTNQISAIHLTKEGLSHEDASLCPMELIGEQDDADVQRQEMLIDGDEEELPDKLENNFSGDDDSDCDISSTTSMAALSNVEDPMSPDVEGDLVERSALVPSLFPHMPPTLYFSTSNERVEPLPLEQRKLLKWKITTVTPNVVKNTISRSHFKATKKSHDWLGCWGHHMKSPGFKAIREYQKLNHFPGSFQIGRKDRLWRNLSNMQARFGRREFGFFPRSFILPQDIKLLRKAWEDGGSKQKWIVKPPASARGIGIQVIHKWNQMPRKRPLLVQKYLHKPYLISGNKFDLRIYVYVTAYDPLRVYIFNDGLVRFASCKYSPSMKTLSNKFMHLTNYSVNKKNSEYQSNSDDKACQGHKWALKALWQYLGSQGINTTLIWEKIKDMVIKTIIASDPYVNSLVKMHVSSPYSCHELFGFDIMLDENLKPWVLEVNISPSLHSNTPLDVSIKGQMIRDLLNLAGFVLPLREDVAPSSSTASSLCGEAQEKCRSVISVDEKVKRAFYLTQRLRDQDFFATVLDVLTPDDVRVLAESEDELSRKGDFERVFPSHASSRYLRFFEQPRYLNILLNQWEQKYWLTRSKGISLLKDLCEKKVHLGNLADSVHHWSSKSYHGHRSDTHSLTSSRCQLSGVVVSQRSDAEDDDWSDHEVQSVSASLPDISLLSTICLSPSPTSSSSLASDSLPRHDDL from the exons ATGGCCTCCAGTGGAGTTGAAGACTTGAGGAATGGGGCATCACGGCCAACCCTCATCGTTCAAGCCAAGTCTGCTGTAGTCCATTCACCCAATGTTCGAGGGTCCTCCAACACTGAAAGAAAGAGATCGCAAGGTGCTGCGGGTGATTCGGTGTCTCAGCCTAATGTGAGAGTTCTGTATGATCAGCCCTATTGTGTCTCAGGGATCCCCTCACAACGTGCCTATCCACATGTGCCTATAGCCTCTTCCGCCTCAGGCGTAATAGTCAACCGAGCACAGAGTACAAGTGCTAATTCTTTAAATGGTGCTAGTAACGGTTTAAGGGCATACCATCTTTTATCTAAGAGCTTGCCACATATTAATGCTGCTCCCACTGCATGCCATAGCTTCAGTCAAACAGAGCCGACTACCTACAACTGTCAACCTCACTGGAACCTTGCTTCATTTAGGTTAAAGACAGGACTGCTAGGAAAACGGGCTTTTTCACCTCAGCTTTCTGTTTGTCCTGCCTGTCCCTCTCCACCTAAGTCCTTCTCTCAAAGAGCCTCGGTAGTAATTGATAAAACCATGCCTGCTAATCAGTCTTTGCCTTGGACGAGCAATCAGCTCAGGGATAACACCAATGGAGTTGTACAGTCCCCCAATGCCAAAATTCCTTCATACTCCAAACAAGAGACCTGTGACTTGCACAGCACTGCCACTATTAAATCTGGCTCTCACTGCAATGGAACCATTTGTAGAGGCCTCATAGCTGATGCAGCAAAACTTACCCAACCAACTTTGCATTTGAAAGATAAATGCACAGATGTGCTTTTGAATCATAGCAAGGCGGCCAAGGATTTGCTTCAGCTTGAGAAGATATTACCGGAAAATTGCAGAGAAAAAGTGCATACCCTTGAATGCAGTTCGGTGCCCGACACCGGTCAAGCTGCTGTGCTAAAACTCGCCAGAAACAATGTACATTCAAGACACAGGACACTCAATGGCCTGAACAAGCAACCAGAAACCAACATGAAACTTTTCAGCAGTTTAGGTGGTGAAATAACCACAGGTAGTACTGCAACCATCTGCCTTACTACTGAAGATAAGGAATCATGTTTTGCACCCATTGAAACCAACAGTGCCCATGGTGCCATTCCACAGATAACAGGCCACAATATGGCCTCTCCTCAGTCACTGTCTGTGTACACGGTGACAAACCAGATATCTGCCATTCACCTCACAAAGGAGGGGTTATCTCATGAGGACGCTAGTCTATGCCCCATGGAACTTATAGGCGAGCAGGATGATGCTGATGTTCAGAG ACAAGAAATGCTAATAGATGGTGATGAGGAGGAGCTTCCGGATAAGCTGGAGAATAACTTCAGTGGCGATG ATGACTCTGATTGTGATATCTCCTCGACAACGTCCATGGCAGCCTTGTCAAA TGTTGAGGATCCTATGAGTCCTGATGTGGAGGGGGATCTGGTGGAGAGATCCGCTCTTGTGCCCAGTCTCTTCCCCCACATGCCCCCCACCCTGTACTTCAGCACTTCCAATGAAAGAG TGGAGCCGTTGCCTCTTGAACAGAGGAAGCTACTCAAATGGAAGATAACCACAGTCACTCCCAATGTAGTGAAAAACACCATCTCTAGATCACACTTTAAAGCCACTAAAA AGAGTCATGATTGGCTGGGCTGCTGGGGTCACCATATGAAGTCACCAGGGTTTAAGGCCATTAGAGAGTACCAGAAg CTGAACCACTTTCCAGGCTCATTTCAGATCGGGCGGAAGGACAGACTGTGGAGGAACCTATCCAATATGCAGGCACGCTTTGGCAGGAGAGAGTTTGGCTTCTTCCCACGCTCTTTCATTCTCCCACAGGATATCAAGCTTCTGAGGAAGGCCTGGGAGGATGGAGGCAGCAAGCAGAAATGGATTGTCAAACCG CCTGCATCTGCACGTGGAATTGGCATTCAGGTCATTCACAAGTGGAACCAAATGCCACGCAAGAGACCACTCCTTGTGCAGAA ATATCTTCACAAGCCCTACCTCATCAGTGGGAATAAGTTTGATCTACGCATCTATGTGTATGTGACCGCTTACGACCCACTCCGTGTTTACATCTTTAACGATGGACTAGTCCGTTTTGCAAGCTGCAA GTACTCCCCTTCTATGAAAACCCTCAGCAACAAGTTTATGCACCTTACCAACTACAGTGTAAATAAGAAGAACTCTGAGTATCAGAGTAACAGCGATGACAAGGCCTGTCAAGGCCATAAATG GGCTTTGAAGGCACTTTGGCAGTACCTGGGCTCTCAGGGAATCAACACCACTCTCATATGGGAGAAGATCAAAGATATGGTCATCAAGACCATCATTGC GTCAGACCCATATGTGAACTCGCTGGTGAAGATGCATGTCAGTTCTCCCTATAGCTGTCATGAGCTATTTGGCTTTGATATCATGCTGGATGAGAATCTAAAGCCGTGGGTGCTGGAGGTGAATATCTCACCCAG CCTGCATTCTAACACACCGCTGGATGTCAGTATTAAGGGTCAGATGATACGGGACCTACTGAACCTTGCTGGCTTTGTGTTGCCATTGAGAGAAGACGTTGCTCCATCCAGTTCCACTGCCAGCAG TTTATGTGGAGAAGCACAAGAGAAATGTAGATCAGTCATTTCAGTTGACGAGAAAGTAAAGAGAGCCTTTTATCTGACTCAGCGCTTACGAGACCAG gaTTTCTTTGCCACAGTTCTGGACGTGCTGACACCTGATGATGTGCGTGTCCTGGCAGAGAGTGAGGACGAGTTGAGTCGTAAAGGAGATTTTGAGCGAGTTTTTCCCTCTCACGCTTCCTCCCGCTACCTCCGCTTCTTTGAGCAACCGCGCTACCTCAACATTCTCCTCAACCAATGGGAGCAGAAATACTGGCTCACCAGGAGCAAAG GTATTAGTCTATTAAAGGATCTGTGTGAGAAGAAGGTGCACCTGGGTAACCTTGCAGATTCTGTTCATCAC TGGTCTTCCAAGTCTTACCATGGACACAGATCTGACACCCACAGTTTAACATCCTCCAGATGTCAGCTGTCTGG AGTGGTGGTCAGTCAGAGATCTGATGCTGAAGATGATGACTGGTCTGATCATGAGGTTCAGTCAGTATCTGCAAGTCTTCCAGACATTAGCTTGTTGAGTACCATTTGCCTGAGCCCCAGTCCCACCTCCAGCTCCAGTCTAGCCAGTGATAGTCTGCCTCGCCACGATGACCTTTGA
- the LOC127658565 gene encoding tubulin monoglutamylase TTLL4-like isoform X2, whose protein sequence is MTVIVEDPMSPDVEGDLVERSALVPSLFPHMPPTLYFSTSNERVEPLPLEQRKLLKWKITTVTPNVVKNTISRSHFKATKKSHDWLGCWGHHMKSPGFKAIREYQKLNHFPGSFQIGRKDRLWRNLSNMQARFGRREFGFFPRSFILPQDIKLLRKAWEDGGSKQKWIVKPPASARGIGIQVIHKWNQMPRKRPLLVQKYLHKPYLISGNKFDLRIYVYVTAYDPLRVYIFNDGLVRFASCKYSPSMKTLSNKFMHLTNYSVNKKNSEYQSNSDDKACQGHKWALKALWQYLGSQGINTTLIWEKIKDMVIKTIIASDPYVNSLVKMHVSSPYSCHELFGFDIMLDENLKPWVLEVNISPSLHSNTPLDVSIKGQMIRDLLNLAGFVLPLREDVAPSSSTASSLCGEAQEKCRSVISVDEKVKRAFYLTQRLRDQDFFATVLDVLTPDDVRVLAESEDELSRKGDFERVFPSHASSRYLRFFEQPRYLNILLNQWEQKYWLTRSKGISLLKDLCEKKVHLGNLADSVHHWSSKSYHGHRSDTHSLTSSRCQLSGVVVSQRSDAEDDDWSDHEVQSVSASLPDISLLSTICLSPSPTSSSSLASDSLPRHDDL, encoded by the exons ATGACTGTCAT TGTTGAGGATCCTATGAGTCCTGATGTGGAGGGGGATCTGGTGGAGAGATCCGCTCTTGTGCCCAGTCTCTTCCCCCACATGCCCCCCACCCTGTACTTCAGCACTTCCAATGAAAGAG TGGAGCCGTTGCCTCTTGAACAGAGGAAGCTACTCAAATGGAAGATAACCACAGTCACTCCCAATGTAGTGAAAAACACCATCTCTAGATCACACTTTAAAGCCACTAAAA AGAGTCATGATTGGCTGGGCTGCTGGGGTCACCATATGAAGTCACCAGGGTTTAAGGCCATTAGAGAGTACCAGAAg CTGAACCACTTTCCAGGCTCATTTCAGATCGGGCGGAAGGACAGACTGTGGAGGAACCTATCCAATATGCAGGCACGCTTTGGCAGGAGAGAGTTTGGCTTCTTCCCACGCTCTTTCATTCTCCCACAGGATATCAAGCTTCTGAGGAAGGCCTGGGAGGATGGAGGCAGCAAGCAGAAATGGATTGTCAAACCG CCTGCATCTGCACGTGGAATTGGCATTCAGGTCATTCACAAGTGGAACCAAATGCCACGCAAGAGACCACTCCTTGTGCAGAA ATATCTTCACAAGCCCTACCTCATCAGTGGGAATAAGTTTGATCTACGCATCTATGTGTATGTGACCGCTTACGACCCACTCCGTGTTTACATCTTTAACGATGGACTAGTCCGTTTTGCAAGCTGCAA GTACTCCCCTTCTATGAAAACCCTCAGCAACAAGTTTATGCACCTTACCAACTACAGTGTAAATAAGAAGAACTCTGAGTATCAGAGTAACAGCGATGACAAGGCCTGTCAAGGCCATAAATG GGCTTTGAAGGCACTTTGGCAGTACCTGGGCTCTCAGGGAATCAACACCACTCTCATATGGGAGAAGATCAAAGATATGGTCATCAAGACCATCATTGC GTCAGACCCATATGTGAACTCGCTGGTGAAGATGCATGTCAGTTCTCCCTATAGCTGTCATGAGCTATTTGGCTTTGATATCATGCTGGATGAGAATCTAAAGCCGTGGGTGCTGGAGGTGAATATCTCACCCAG CCTGCATTCTAACACACCGCTGGATGTCAGTATTAAGGGTCAGATGATACGGGACCTACTGAACCTTGCTGGCTTTGTGTTGCCATTGAGAGAAGACGTTGCTCCATCCAGTTCCACTGCCAGCAG TTTATGTGGAGAAGCACAAGAGAAATGTAGATCAGTCATTTCAGTTGACGAGAAAGTAAAGAGAGCCTTTTATCTGACTCAGCGCTTACGAGACCAG gaTTTCTTTGCCACAGTTCTGGACGTGCTGACACCTGATGATGTGCGTGTCCTGGCAGAGAGTGAGGACGAGTTGAGTCGTAAAGGAGATTTTGAGCGAGTTTTTCCCTCTCACGCTTCCTCCCGCTACCTCCGCTTCTTTGAGCAACCGCGCTACCTCAACATTCTCCTCAACCAATGGGAGCAGAAATACTGGCTCACCAGGAGCAAAG GTATTAGTCTATTAAAGGATCTGTGTGAGAAGAAGGTGCACCTGGGTAACCTTGCAGATTCTGTTCATCAC TGGTCTTCCAAGTCTTACCATGGACACAGATCTGACACCCACAGTTTAACATCCTCCAGATGTCAGCTGTCTGG AGTGGTGGTCAGTCAGAGATCTGATGCTGAAGATGATGACTGGTCTGATCATGAGGTTCAGTCAGTATCTGCAAGTCTTCCAGACATTAGCTTGTTGAGTACCATTTGCCTGAGCCCCAGTCCCACCTCCAGCTCCAGTCTAGCCAGTGATAGTCTGCCTCGCCACGATGACCTTTGA